The Methyloferula stellata AR4 genome includes a window with the following:
- a CDS encoding glutathione S-transferase family protein — protein MKFYMTPGSCTTGIHIILEELEEVFEVYVVNLPNGDHFKPEYIAINPKSTIPTLVRNDGTPLTEVQAIAYWLARTHPRRKLLPEDVNDETRVIETLAYVVGTVHGQGFARIFATSTFARTQADHESIQQLGRDIVVKAFAILNDVLAGRDYVGGTFSIADPILFYVEFWADKLKIALPPNLLAHYRRMLARPAVQRVMAEEGYNVKTLGVTDAA, from the coding sequence ATGAAATTCTATATGACGCCCGGCTCCTGCACGACCGGCATTCACATCATCCTCGAAGAGCTCGAAGAGGTTTTCGAGGTCTATGTGGTGAACCTGCCGAACGGCGACCATTTTAAGCCCGAATATATCGCGATCAATCCGAAATCGACGATCCCGACGCTGGTGCGCAATGACGGAACGCCTTTGACCGAGGTCCAGGCGATCGCCTATTGGCTCGCCCGCACGCATCCGCGCCGTAAGCTTTTGCCAGAAGACGTGAATGACGAGACGCGCGTCATCGAGACCCTGGCCTATGTCGTCGGCACAGTTCACGGTCAGGGCTTTGCACGGATCTTTGCGACATCGACCTTCGCGCGGACGCAAGCCGATCACGAATCGATCCAGCAGCTCGGACGCGACATCGTCGTCAAGGCATTCGCGATCTTAAACGACGTGCTGGCCGGACGCGATTATGTCGGCGGTACGTTCTCGATCGCCGATCCTATTCTCTTTTATGTCGAATTCTGGGCGGACAAGTTGAAGATCGCGTTGCCGCCGAATTTGCTCGCGCATTACCGGCGTATGCTGGCGCGCCCGGCCGTGCAGCGCGTGATGGCCGAGGAAGGCTATAATGTCAAAACGCTCGGCGTTACGGACGCGGCGTGA
- a CDS encoding OFA family MFS transporter, which yields MSIAEGHYAPGGSEPGFLTRERIIAKPGFNRWLVPPAALAIHLCIGMSYGLSVFWLPLSRALGIDKAVACPDMTTFNALFTTTCDWRVTDLLVTFTIGIVFLGLSAAVFGGWLERAGPRKAGVVAAFCWGGGFIVGALGVYLHQLWIIWLGMGVLGGVGLGLGYISPVSTLIKWFPDRRGMATGMAIMGFGGGALIGSPLANLLMIHFKSSTGVGVWQTLFIIGALYIVCMLIGAFGYRVPPDGWVPEGLTSVTGRKQLVTEGNVHLVHAHRTPQFWLIWAVLCLNVSAGIGVISMASPMLQEIFGGKLIGAPDIGFSALDAGQKTAIATIAAGFVGLLSLFNIGGRFFWASLSDKIGRKMTYFCFFGLGIILYASAPTFAHWGSRALFVGAFCIILSMYGGGFATVPAYLADVFGTKFVGAIHGRLLTAWSTAGVVGPLVVGYIRDAQISAGVQRALVYDRTMYILASFLIAGLICNALVKPVSKKWLMEEAEAEAAAGLPAPAKPITTGSFGIGFGGLTGPSAIAWLAVSIPIAWGVWKALDSAVKIFQ from the coding sequence ATGAGCATCGCAGAAGGACATTATGCGCCGGGGGGATCCGAGCCCGGGTTTCTAACCCGCGAGCGGATCATCGCAAAACCCGGGTTCAACCGCTGGCTCGTGCCACCAGCCGCACTCGCCATCCATCTCTGTATCGGCATGTCTTACGGGCTGAGCGTCTTTTGGCTGCCTTTGTCGCGTGCGCTCGGCATAGACAAAGCCGTCGCCTGTCCCGACATGACGACTTTCAATGCCCTGTTCACGACGACATGCGACTGGCGCGTGACCGATCTCTTGGTCACATTCACCATCGGCATCGTTTTCCTCGGCCTGTCGGCTGCCGTCTTCGGAGGCTGGCTGGAACGCGCCGGACCGCGGAAAGCGGGCGTTGTCGCAGCCTTCTGCTGGGGTGGCGGGTTTATCGTCGGGGCCCTCGGTGTCTATCTGCACCAGCTCTGGATCATCTGGCTCGGCATGGGCGTGCTCGGCGGCGTCGGTCTCGGCCTCGGCTATATTTCGCCCGTCTCGACGCTCATCAAATGGTTTCCGGACCGGCGCGGCATGGCGACGGGCATGGCGATCATGGGATTTGGCGGCGGTGCCTTGATCGGCTCCCCTCTCGCAAATCTTCTTATGATCCATTTCAAATCCAGCACCGGAGTCGGTGTCTGGCAGACGCTTTTCATCATAGGCGCGCTCTATATCGTCTGCATGCTCATCGGTGCCTTCGGTTATCGCGTGCCGCCGGACGGCTGGGTGCCGGAAGGCCTCACCTCGGTCACCGGACGCAAACAACTCGTCACCGAGGGCAACGTGCATCTGGTGCATGCGCATAGGACGCCGCAGTTCTGGCTGATCTGGGCGGTTCTTTGCCTCAACGTCTCGGCTGGGATCGGCGTTATCAGCATGGCCTCGCCCATGCTCCAGGAGATATTCGGCGGCAAGCTCATAGGCGCGCCGGACATCGGCTTCTCCGCCCTCGACGCGGGGCAGAAAACGGCCATCGCCACGATCGCGGCGGGCTTCGTCGGCCTCCTGTCCCTGTTCAACATCGGCGGGCGGTTCTTCTGGGCATCGCTCTCCGACAAGATCGGGCGCAAGATGACCTATTTCTGCTTCTTCGGTCTCGGCATCATCCTTTATGCCTCGGCTCCCACTTTCGCGCATTGGGGATCTCGTGCCCTCTTCGTCGGCGCCTTCTGCATCATCCTCTCGATGTATGGCGGCGGCTTCGCGACAGTGCCTGCCTATCTTGCCGACGTGTTCGGAACGAAGTTCGTCGGCGCTATCCACGGGCGCTTGCTGACGGCATGGTCGACGGCGGGCGTCGTGGGGCCACTCGTCGTCGGCTATATCCGCGACGCGCAGATCTCAGCGGGCGTCCAACGTGCGCTCGTCTATGATCGCACGATGTATATTTTGGCGAGCTTCCTGATCGCCGGCTTGATCTGCAATGCATTGGTGAAGCCGGTTTCAAAGAAATGGCTCATGGAAGAGGCTGAAGCGGAAGCTGCAGCAGGCCTGCCCGCCCCGGCGAAGCCGATAACGACAGGTTCCTTCGGCATAGGCTTCGGTGGCTTGACCGGACCCTCGGCGATTGCTTGGCTGGCTGTGTCCATCCCGATCGCCTGGGGCGTCTGGAAGGCGCTCGATAGCGCGGTAAAGATCTTCCAATAG
- a CDS encoding P-loop NTPase fold protein translates to MSDPQLRDFGTVSPGFGRTEPIAPALPVRLPVSVPEPVQISAHTPANGNIFAADGLNGPDALGVETLLSLLAELSLHKNVELPLCIGILGGAGSGKSFTLARLGAAVEALAARAAAQNETPYLGRVQVVQADAAHFDGEPMVAIAGALCAGLGRAAPDLVAEALRAARDPHAAVTEAAERLDQAQRRLHLERDNLTEVETRRARLFEALLYETPGSQIDAYVRTYRPRIASRLQAFGFSGDPILNYKDLVSSLTTAQGPGGRIAMALRSVWAFKGQTRLLVIALILALVGVGFEWAVAHQAAWLSPMRANTTGAPVAAWFEANMGTIAGVGKLAFAGAGLAVLTNLWRAFRFLQPILRGITLLKTELNNRRHELDSSLAHQTRRVDGLNAEVERAARLHAEADQHAGKAAVQADASPFHGSSEKSQASQFVGTLASLIAQKPSSAQASRNAPRRIFFALDNLDAVPPMRACEILDAAHRLLANPAFVTAITIDPQRLADAGIGTQAHLEKWVQVPLRIDATAKDHEAFILHLIGKSSRDELTVKSNLPAFSGDVRKSMLDQPLSEEEGRLLGALAPLAGRSARALKRFVNLYRLTRPLLADHWASLAFMLALEGGGTQAEAEAVTYALAVAKPGADLDLSQGHPRLNDLLGAVRNLEKGPTAEALRQAAPIAATFSFRA, encoded by the coding sequence TTGAGCGATCCCCAATTGCGTGATTTTGGCACCGTCTCTCCTGGTTTTGGGCGGACCGAGCCGATTGCGCCCGCTCTTCCGGTAAGGCTGCCGGTCAGCGTTCCGGAACCGGTTCAAATATCAGCCCATACGCCCGCCAATGGGAATATTTTCGCAGCCGACGGTCTCAATGGGCCGGATGCCCTCGGCGTCGAGACGCTTTTATCTCTGCTCGCCGAGCTGAGCCTCCATAAGAATGTGGAATTGCCGCTTTGCATAGGCATTTTGGGCGGCGCCGGGTCCGGCAAAAGCTTCACCCTAGCGCGGCTTGGGGCCGCGGTTGAGGCTTTGGCGGCGCGGGCGGCGGCTCAAAATGAGACGCCTTATCTTGGCCGCGTGCAGGTCGTGCAGGCCGATGCCGCGCATTTCGACGGCGAGCCGATGGTGGCGATCGCCGGCGCGCTTTGCGCCGGTCTTGGCCGCGCCGCGCCGGACCTCGTCGCGGAAGCCTTGCGTGCCGCGCGCGATCCGCATGCCGCCGTGACGGAGGCGGCCGAACGGCTCGATCAGGCGCAGCGGCGTCTGCATCTGGAGCGGGACAATCTGACCGAGGTCGAAACCCGCCGCGCCCGCTTGTTCGAGGCCTTGCTTTACGAGACGCCCGGTTCGCAGATCGACGCCTATGTCCGAACCTACCGGCCGCGCATTGCGAGCAGGCTCCAGGCTTTTGGCTTTTCCGGCGATCCGATCCTCAATTACAAGGACCTCGTTTCGAGCCTTACAACCGCGCAAGGTCCGGGCGGCCGGATCGCCATGGCGCTTCGCTCGGTTTGGGCTTTCAAGGGCCAGACGCGGCTTCTCGTCATTGCTTTGATCTTGGCCTTGGTCGGCGTCGGATTTGAATGGGCCGTCGCACATCAGGCCGCTTGGCTTTCGCCGATGCGCGCCAATACGACAGGCGCGCCGGTCGCAGCCTGGTTCGAAGCGAACATGGGCACGATCGCAGGCGTCGGGAAGCTCGCCTTTGCCGGCGCGGGCCTGGCGGTTTTGACCAATCTCTGGCGCGCCTTTCGTTTCCTTCAGCCGATCCTGCGGGGCATCACGCTTCTGAAGACGGAACTGAACAATCGGCGGCATGAGTTGGACAGTTCTCTTGCGCATCAAACCCGCCGCGTCGACGGTCTCAACGCCGAAGTCGAACGGGCGGCGCGTTTGCATGCCGAGGCCGATCAGCATGCGGGCAAGGCCGCCGTGCAGGCCGATGCATCGCCTTTCCATGGCAGCAGTGAAAAATCCCAGGCATCGCAATTTGTCGGGACGCTCGCGTCCCTGATCGCGCAAAAGCCGTCAAGCGCACAGGCTTCCCGCAATGCACCGCGGCGCATTTTCTTCGCGCTCGACAATCTTGACGCCGTGCCGCCGATGCGGGCCTGCGAGATCCTCGATGCGGCGCACCGGCTTTTGGCCAATCCGGCCTTCGTCACGGCAATCACCATAGATCCGCAGCGGCTGGCTGATGCGGGAATCGGGACGCAGGCGCATCTCGAAAAATGGGTTCAGGTGCCGCTGCGCATCGATGCGACGGCTAAGGATCATGAAGCCTTCATCCTGCATCTCATCGGCAAAAGCAGCCGCGACGAATTGACGGTCAAATCGAACCTGCCGGCATTTTCCGGGGACGTGCGGAAGTCCATGCTCGATCAGCCTTTGTCCGAAGAAGAAGGCCGGCTTTTGGGAGCGCTCGCCCCGCTGGCAGGCCGCTCGGCACGCGCCTTGAAGCGCTTCGTCAATCTCTATCGTTTGACGCGACCGCTCTTGGCCGACCATTGGGCCTCGCTCGCTTTCATGCTGGCGCTGGAAGGCGGTGGTACGCAGGCAGAGGCCGAGGCCGTGACCTATGCGCTGGCCGTCGCAAAGCCCGGCGCCGATCTCGATCTGTCGCAAGGCCATCCGCGGCTCAATGATTTGCTCGGCGCGGTGCGGAATCTGGAGAAGGGGCCGACGGCGGAAGCCTTGAGGCAGGCAGCGCCGATCGCGGCGACCTTCTCTTTCCGGGCCTGA
- the ettA gene encoding energy-dependent translational throttle protein EttA, whose protein sequence is MARQFIYHMQGLTKTYPGGKKVLDNVNLSFYPDAKIGVLGVNGAGKSTLLRIMAGIDKEFTGEGFVAEGAKVGYLPQEPPLDPTLDVRGNVMLGVAAKKAILDRYNDLAMNYSDETADEMTKLQDEIEAQGLWDLDSQVDQAMDALGCPPDDWAVDKLSGGERRRVALCKLLLEQPELLLLDEPTNHLDAETVNWLEGHLRAYPGAILIVTHDRYFLDNVTGWILELDRGRGIPHEGNYTSYLKQKAKRLALEKSEDASRQRQIEQEAEWMGASPKARQAKSKARIQRYQDLVEKQTDRIPSATQIVIPVAERLGNNVVDFTNLSKGFADKLLIDDLSFKLPPGGIVGVIGPNGAGKTTLFRMITGQEKPDKGTIAVGESVKLGYVDQSRDALDGKKNVWEEISGGNEIIYLGKREINSRAYTSAFNFKGSDQQKKVGQLSGGERNRVHLAKMLKSGANLLLLDEPTNDLDVETLRALEDALTDYAGCAVIISHDRFFLDRIATHILAYEGDSHVEWFEGNFADYEEDKKRRLGVESLTPHRMKYKKFSR, encoded by the coding sequence ATGGCGCGGCAGTTCATCTATCATATGCAAGGCCTGACGAAGACCTATCCGGGCGGCAAGAAAGTCCTTGATAACGTCAACCTGTCCTTCTATCCGGATGCCAAGATCGGCGTTCTCGGCGTCAACGGTGCCGGTAAATCGACGCTTTTGCGCATCATGGCCGGAATCGACAAGGAATTCACCGGCGAAGGCTTTGTTGCCGAGGGCGCCAAGGTCGGCTATCTGCCGCAGGAGCCGCCGCTCGACCCAACTCTCGACGTGCGCGGCAATGTCATGCTGGGTGTCGCCGCCAAGAAGGCGATCCTCGACCGCTACAATGATCTCGCCATGAATTATTCGGACGAGACCGCCGACGAGATGACCAAGCTTCAGGACGAGATCGAAGCGCAGGGCCTATGGGATCTCGATTCGCAGGTCGATCAGGCGATGGACGCGCTCGGCTGTCCGCCCGACGATTGGGCGGTGGATAAGCTTTCGGGCGGCGAGCGCCGCCGCGTCGCGCTCTGCAAGCTTCTGCTCGAACAGCCGGAACTGCTGCTGCTCGACGAACCGACCAACCATCTCGACGCGGAGACGGTGAATTGGCTTGAGGGACATCTGCGCGCTTATCCGGGCGCCATCCTGATCGTCACCCATGACCGCTATTTTCTCGACAATGTGACGGGCTGGATTCTCGAATTGGATCGCGGCCGCGGCATCCCGCACGAAGGCAATTACACGAGCTACCTGAAGCAGAAGGCCAAGCGCCTCGCGCTCGAGAAGAGCGAGGACGCGTCGCGCCAACGCCAGATCGAGCAGGAAGCCGAGTGGATGGGCGCCTCGCCCAAGGCGCGACAGGCCAAGTCCAAGGCGCGTATCCAGCGCTACCAGGACCTCGTCGAGAAACAGACGGACCGCATTCCATCTGCGACGCAGATCGTCATTCCGGTGGCCGAGCGGCTCGGCAATAATGTCGTCGATTTCACCAATCTGTCGAAAGGCTTCGCCGATAAGCTTTTGATCGACGACCTGTCGTTCAAACTGCCGCCAGGCGGCATTGTCGGCGTGATCGGCCCCAACGGCGCCGGCAAGACGACGTTGTTTCGCATGATCACCGGGCAGGAGAAGCCCGACAAAGGCACGATCGCGGTCGGCGAAAGCGTCAAGCTTGGTTATGTCGATCAATCGCGCGATGCGCTCGACGGCAAGAAGAACGTCTGGGAAGAGATTTCCGGCGGCAATGAGATCATCTATCTCGGCAAGCGCGAGATCAATTCGCGCGCCTATACGAGCGCCTTCAACTTCAAGGGCTCGGATCAGCAAAAGAAGGTCGGGCAATTATCGGGCGGTGAACGCAATCGCGTGCATCTTGCCAAAATGCTGAAGTCGGGTGCGAACCTCCTCCTGCTCGACGAACCGACCAACGATCTCGACGTCGAAACGCTGCGCGCGCTCGAAGACGCGCTGACCGATTATGCCGGTTGCGCCGTGATCATCTCGCATGACCGGTTCTTTCTGGATCGCATCGCCACGCATATTCTGGCCTATGAAGGCGACAGCCATGTCGAATGGTTCGAAGGCAATTTCGCCGATTACGAGGAAGACAAGAAACGCCGCCTCGGTGTTGAAAGCCTCACTCCACACCGGATGAAATATAAGAAATTTTCGCGCTAA
- a CDS encoding mismatch-specific DNA-glycosylase: MAITAKTIGKKALGAKAQGAKGQAAQGQVAAALVEEPATLPDLVRNNLDVIFVGINPSTYSVVQGHYFARKTNRFWPAFSQSVLSLSVRTARGIDRLEPHHDTLLQDHGFGFTDAVKRASPRATDISPKEFADGVADLLEKFKELQPRIACFHGIMAYRAVHRLLTGSKDDPLLGVQPDLLNIGRTRLFLAPNPSPANAHFTPADQVAWYDRLAEILARD, from the coding sequence GCAAGAAAGCGCTAGGTGCCAAAGCGCAAGGTGCCAAAGGGCAAGCCGCGCAGGGGCAAGTTGCGGCGGCTCTTGTCGAAGAGCCTGCGACTCTGCCCGATCTCGTGCGGAACAATCTCGACGTGATCTTCGTCGGGATCAATCCCTCGACCTATTCGGTCGTGCAAGGCCATTATTTCGCGCGCAAGACCAATCGCTTCTGGCCGGCCTTTTCGCAATCGGTGTTGAGCCTTAGCGTGCGAACGGCGCGCGGTATCGACAGGCTTGAACCACACCACGATACGCTCTTGCAGGATCATGGCTTTGGCTTCACCGATGCGGTGAAACGGGCTAGCCCGAGAGCGACCGATATTTCGCCCAAAGAATTTGCCGATGGCGTCGCGGATCTCTTGGAAAAATTCAAAGAGCTGCAGCCCAGGATCGCCTGCTTTCACGGCATCATGGCTTATCGAGCAGTGCATCGCCTATTGACGGGATCGAAAGACGATCCGCTGCTGGGCGTGCAGCCGGACCTTTTGAATATTGGCCGCACCAGGCTTTTTCTGGCGCCCAATCCAAGCCCCGCCAATGCGCATTTCACGCCGGCCGATCAGGTCGCGTGGTATGATCGGCTCGCGGAGATTTTGGCAAGAGATTGA